The following are encoded in a window of Cydia amplana chromosome 20, ilCydAmpl1.1, whole genome shotgun sequence genomic DNA:
- the LOC134657488 gene encoding neuropeptide F receptor: MPFYDDIRLDANMSLTFNTSAKWLIDMANRTVINPNTLIEKFSQNRTVDEPTRTLLLTFYGILVVIGAAGNSLVVISVVRKPQMRTARNMFIVNLAVSDALVCCFGTPLTLMELLTKHWPLPDWSCLCKATGAIQAISIFVSTITITAIALDRYQLIVYPTRQGLQTMGVLIIMFCIWLIAFFLASPLYMFRNLKTHNIGLIGMDSLSFCIEDWPIANGRAMYSLFSLIFQYLLPVLVVVIAHIQIHRRLRGRRRTTRKTPTILIAIAVTYVISWLPLNVFNLAADFSKEPILGEDQMIITYAICHIIGMSSAVSNPLLYGWLNDNFRKEFEEILCCCRKKGQMKNQRGKRKIDTELTALAQLEQTVTTNTKTSNCSQIF, encoded by the exons CGGCTGGACGCCAACATGAGTCTGACGTTTAATACGTCAGCAAAATGGCTCATCGACATGGCGAACCGGACCGTCATCAATCCGAACACCCTCATAGAAAAATTCTCCCAGAACCGAACGGTTGACGAACCCACTAGAACTCTTCTACTGACTTTTTATGGAATTCTGGTTGTTATTGGGGCCGCTGGGAACTCGCTGGTCGTCATTTct GTAGTCCGCAAACCCCAAATGCGAACAGCCCGCAACATGTTCATAGTCAACCTCGCAGTGTCGGACGCGCTCGTCTGCTGCTTCGGCACCCCCCTGACCCTCATGGAGCTGCTGACCAAGCACTGGCCCCTGCCTGACTGGTCGTGCCTCTGTAAGGCCACGGGCGCCATACAGGCCATTTCGATCTTCGTCTCCACTATCACTATTACGGCTATCGCGCTGGATCGATACCAG CTGATCGTGTACCCCACAAGACAAGGCCTCCAGACCATGGGCGTCCTCATCATCATGTTCTGCATCTGGCTCATCGCCTTCTTCCTCGCTTCCCCTCTCTACATGTTCAGGAACCTCAAGACCCACAACATCGGTCTCATTGGCATGGACTCCTTAAGCTTCTGCATCGAGGACTGGCCCATCGCCAACGGACGGGCCATGTACTCTCTCTTTAGCCTCATATTCCAGTATCTCCTCCCAGTTCTAGTCGTAGTCATAGCCCATATTCAAATTCATAGAAGACTCAGAGGAAGAAGACGAACGACTAGAAAAACTCCAACTATCCTCATCGCTATTGCTGTAACTTACGTTATTAGCTGGCTGCCACTAAATGTTTTCAACTTGGCAGCAGATTTCTCGAAAGAACCTATCTTGGGAGAGGATCAAATGATAATAACGTACGCTATCTGTCATATTATTGGTATGTCGAGTGCCGTCTCGAATCCGCTGCTATACGGATGGCTGAATGATAATTTTAGGAAAGAGTTTGAGGAGATTCTTTGCTGCTGTCGGAAGAAAGGGCAAATGAAGAATCAAAGGGGAAAGAGGAAGATAGATACAGAGTTGACAGCTTTAGCTCAGCTTGAGCAGACTGTGACGACTAATACGAAAACTTCGAATTGCTCTCAAATTTTCTGA